The proteins below come from a single Miscanthus floridulus cultivar M001 chromosome 1, ASM1932011v1, whole genome shotgun sequence genomic window:
- the LOC136476326 gene encoding photosystem I assembly factor PSA3, chloroplastic, whose product MGALPVAHKLALTAPFFPCHRRPAAHGRRGRRRRYGAVVAYMEPNPNSPAAIAGRLIGALPVVGLVARILSDEGGVGGDIIDFAEFRRRVSKKCTVMDSKAFYDFNQRRGKPGDPFYVLLCCWLAAIGAGLLKTEEILEGVARLRISNDIEFEEETFIDMMRAAREKRAKLKAPAPQIPMETRAEKALEAIYVCCFGQDMVEEEDEKLLRTILNAVFPSVGRPAVERMVASMAKQVASGERKRDERTVSKEVQQRQLKDLEFLKQNKLESS is encoded by the exons ATGGGGGCGCTACCCGTCGCCCACAAGCTCGCTCTCACGGCCCCATTCTTCCCGTGCCACCGCCGGCCCGCGGCCCACGGCCGGCGCGGCCGGCGCCGGCGGTACGGGGCTGTGGTGGCGTACATGGAGCCGAACCCCAACTCGCCGGCGGCCATCGCGGGGCGGCTCATCGGCGCCCTCCCCGTCGTGGGCCTCGTGGCGCGCATCCTCAGCGACgagggcggcgtcggcggcgacATCATCGACTTCGCCGAGTTCCGCCGCCGCGTCAGCAAGAAGTGCACCGTCATGGACTCCAAGGCCTTCTACGACTTCAACCAGCGCCGCGGGAAG CCGGGAGATCCGTTCTACGTTCTACTATGCTGCTGGCTGGCCGCCATTGGCGCCGGGCTGCTCAAAACGGAGGAGATCTTGGAAGGCGTGGCGCGGCTCCGCATCTCCAACGATATCGAGTTCGAGGAGGAGACGTTCATCGACATGATGAGGGCGGCAAGGGAG AAAAGGGCGAAGCTGAAGGCTCCAGCTCCGCAGATACCGATGGAAACGCGGGCGGAGAAGGCCCTGGAAGCCATCTACGTGTGCTGCTTCGGGCAGGACAtggtggaggaagaggacgagaaGCTTCTCCGGACGATACTGAACGCGGTCTTCCCCTCCGTCGGGAGGCCGGCGGTCGAGAGGATGGTGGCgtccatggccaagcaggtggcCTCCGGTGAGAGGAAGCGGGACGAGAGGACCGTGTCCAAGGAAGTGCAGCAGCGGCAGCTCAAGGACCTGGAGTTTCTCAAACAGAATAAGCTGGAGTCATCGTGA